One Gammaproteobacteria bacterium genomic window, ATACGACAGGCCAACGATAATGCGGTTACGAGTAGGAAAGAAATCACGCCGAGGTGGCGTACCTGGAAGCAGTTCGGTCAAAATGCAGCCACGTTCCCGCGTCTGAACAAAAAGTTTATTGTTCGCCGCTGGGTAGACTCGATCAATGCCCGTAGCGGTCACCAATATGGAAAATCCCCCGGCTTCTAAGGCACCGCAATGTGCAGCAGTATCAATGCCAAATGCACCACCGCTCACGATCACTACGCCTTGCGCCGCTAATTGTGCGGCGATGGCTTGGGCGAAGGATGCCCCTTCATCTGAACAATCGCGTGGACCCACAATAGCCACTAACATCGGCGGAAGAGGCCAGAGCGTGCCATCGTAAAACAGATATGGCGGTGGCTCTGATAGTTCAGCCAACTGTCGGGGATAGTCAGCCGCGCCGTAGTAAGTAAACCCGACTGCTTCTGGAAGGTTGAGTAGCTCATCCAGTTGTTGACACGTCAGTGCTGTCTTTCCTGCGGAATCAGTCAGCGTTACTTGTTGATTAACAATTTTTAATGCTTCGATTGGGCTTCCATGGAGATCAACAAACGCCTTAAATTTTTTCGCGCCCACTCCTGGTAGCCGCGATAGCTGAATGGCGGCGCGGAGATGTTTTAAGGCTGCGCAGTCAGCGCCAGGCTGTAACTGAAAAGCCTCGC contains:
- a CDS encoding DNA processing protein, with the translated sequence MYFPSDTALREAFQLQPGADCAALKHLRAAIQLSRLPGVGAKKFKAFVDLHGSPIEALKIVNQQVTLTDSAGKTALTCQQLDELLNLPEAVGFTYYGAADYPRQLAELSEPPPYLFYDGTLWPLPPMLVAIVGPRDCSDEGASFAQAIAAQLAAQGVVIVSGGAFGIDTAAHCGALEAGGFSILVTATGIDRVYPAANNKLFVQTRERGCILTELLPGTPPRRDFFPTRNRIIVGLSYAVIIVEGKSRTGTWSSANHALRQQRQIFTWLKSPRSELRELPNLLIKRGAIPLNSVDSDPIMALITRRQP